The Desmonostoc muscorum LEGE 12446 genome includes a region encoding these proteins:
- a CDS encoding hybrid sensor histidine kinase/response regulator, which translates to MNTILIIEDEDNIRENLEEILQLSDFKTLIASNGRIGLEIAKTKLPDLIICDVMMPELDGYGVLSALRQNEVTANIPLIFVTAKADRSDFRQGMEIGADDYLTKPFTTEELLNAIATRLHKQSVAQRQSQAKLDELRMNIAHSLPHELNTPLNGIIGMSQLLVDNCRMMRESEEIEIAELIYTSANRLNRLTQRFLLYSNLELIIRDTEKIRELQEASDKCVVKTVISDICLQKAREFSRTKDLTLEITESIVQMPEDKFTIVIEELIENAFKFSLPGSRVRVISNVDNSKFRLHIVDNGKGMTIEEIERIGAFIQFNRKLHEQQGSGLGLSIVQDIVKLYGGELIINSIPEQQTIVSFVLPYRTRQK; encoded by the coding sequence ATGAATACCATTTTAATCATAGAAGATGAAGATAACATTCGGGAAAATCTGGAAGAAATTTTACAACTTTCTGATTTTAAAACTTTGATAGCCTCGAATGGTAGAATTGGATTAGAAATTGCTAAAACAAAATTACCCGATTTGATTATCTGTGATGTCATGATGCCAGAATTAGACGGCTATGGTGTACTGTCTGCTCTGCGTCAAAATGAAGTAACTGCCAATATCCCTTTGATATTTGTTACCGCTAAAGCTGACCGTTCAGATTTTCGTCAGGGTATGGAAATTGGAGCCGACGATTATTTAACAAAACCATTTACAACTGAAGAATTATTAAACGCGATCGCCACTCGTCTTCATAAACAATCTGTAGCTCAGCGTCAATCTCAAGCTAAGCTAGATGAACTACGAATGAATATTGCTCACTCATTGCCTCATGAACTCAATACTCCTTTAAATGGTATTATTGGTATGTCACAGTTGTTAGTTGACAACTGTAGGATGATGCGTGAGTCTGAAGAAATTGAAATTGCAGAATTAATTTACACTTCTGCTAATCGATTAAACAGATTAACTCAACGATTTTTGCTCTACTCTAATCTAGAGTTAATTATACGAGATACTGAAAAAATTCGAGAACTTCAAGAAGCTTCAGATAAATGTGTTGTTAAAACAGTTATTAGTGATATTTGCCTGCAAAAAGCTAGAGAATTTTCTCGAACCAAAGATTTAACTCTGGAAATTACAGAATCAATTGTGCAAATGCCAGAAGATAAATTCACTATCGTCATTGAAGAATTGATAGAGAATGCTTTTAAATTTTCCTTGCCTGGTAGTCGAGTTCGAGTTATTAGCAATGTTGATAATAGTAAATTTCGCTTACATATAGTTGATAACGGTAAAGGAATGACAATTGAAGAAATTGAAAGAATTGGAGCTTTTATCCAATTTAATCGCAAGTTACACGAACAACAAGGCTCTGGACTAGGGCTGAGTATTGTTCAGGATATAGTCAAATTATATGGCGGTGAATTGATCATCAATAGCATTCCTGAACAACAAACTATTGTTAGTTTTGTTTTACCTTACCGAACTAGGCAAAAGTAA
- a CDS encoding threonine dehydratase: MLRLTQILRNFFLRLEGFLSVVFQPFWNFVRNLFGFFARVFGLTNSNYFLESDRAQGIESIPTAQNTTSETPATTRRRPNTKKIEDYYINMARDVKKN; this comes from the coding sequence ATGCTTCGTCTAACTCAAATTCTTCGCAATTTCTTCCTTCGTTTGGAAGGTTTTTTATCTGTTGTTTTCCAGCCTTTCTGGAATTTTGTCAGAAATTTGTTTGGCTTTTTTGCCAGGGTCTTCGGATTGACTAACTCTAATTATTTCTTGGAATCCGATCGGGCACAAGGTATAGAGTCGATTCCAACGGCTCAAAATACCACTTCTGAAACTCCCGCCACTACCCGCCGTCGTCCCAATACCAAAAAAATTGAGGATTACTACATCAATATGGCGCGTGATGTGAAAAAGAACTAA
- a CDS encoding acyl-CoA synthetase, with protein sequence MNLPLITRAQEHNDKIAIATTQGVFTYGDLLHTSSQIATSLLENGDDLHEERVAFLIPSGFEYVATQWGIWRAGGIAVPLCVSHPRPELEYVITNSRASIIVAHPDFEDTLQAIAKSQNLRFILTTETLPSNVSRLPEVDITRRALILYTSGTTGKPKGVVTTHENIQAQVTSLVTAWEWTSSDRILHVLPLHHIHGIVNILTCALWAGAECHMLSKFDAGVVWNRICDGDLTLFMAVPTIYVKLIAAWKNAESEQQKSMSAGCGKMRLMVSGSAALPVQVLEKWQTISGHFLLERYGMTEIGMALSNSLHGERLSGYVGKPLPQVEVRLVDENGELAPLGTPGEIQVKGATVFREYWQNPQATAKAFQDGWFCTGDLAVVENGNYRILGRMSVDIIKTGGYKVSALEIEEVLRTHPDIQECAVVGVADIEWGERVCAALVLQGSQTLTLESLRSWAKEQLAVYKVPTQILIVEELPRNAMGKVTKPTVVELFQS encoded by the coding sequence GTGAATCTCCCATTAATTACTCGCGCTCAAGAACACAACGATAAAATAGCTATCGCTACAACCCAAGGAGTATTTACTTATGGGGATTTACTCCATACCTCCAGTCAAATCGCCACAAGTCTCCTTGAGAATGGAGATGATTTACACGAGGAGCGAGTTGCTTTTCTCATTCCGTCTGGGTTTGAGTATGTAGCTACTCAATGGGGGATTTGGCGTGCTGGTGGAATAGCGGTACCTTTGTGTGTTTCCCACCCACGCCCAGAATTAGAGTATGTGATTACAAATTCCAGAGCATCGATTATTGTCGCTCATCCTGATTTTGAGGATACACTGCAAGCGATCGCCAAATCACAAAATTTGCGATTTATCCTCACCACAGAAACGCTCCCATCTAATGTTAGTCGCCTCCCAGAGGTAGATATCACCAGACGCGCCTTAATTCTCTACACCAGTGGGACAACAGGTAAACCCAAAGGTGTCGTTACCACCCATGAAAATATTCAAGCGCAAGTCACTAGCTTGGTTACAGCTTGGGAATGGACATCAAGCGATCGCATTTTACATGTACTCCCTTTACATCATATTCATGGAATTGTCAATATATTAACTTGTGCTTTATGGGCTGGCGCAGAGTGTCACATGTTAAGCAAGTTTGATGCTGGAGTTGTATGGAATCGAATTTGTGACGGTGACTTAACTTTATTTATGGCAGTACCGACAATATATGTCAAGCTGATTGCTGCTTGGAAAAATGCCGAGAGCGAACAGCAGAAAAGCATGTCAGCAGGCTGTGGTAAGATGCGCCTGATGGTTTCTGGTTCAGCGGCCTTACCAGTTCAAGTTTTAGAAAAGTGGCAAACCATCAGCGGACATTTTCTGCTTGAGCGCTATGGAATGACGGAAATTGGCATGGCGCTATCGAATTCTTTACACGGTGAACGGTTGTCAGGATATGTAGGAAAGCCTTTGCCTCAAGTGGAAGTGAGATTAGTGGATGAGAATGGAGAGTTAGCCCCACTAGGAACACCAGGAGAAATTCAAGTCAAAGGCGCGACAGTATTTCGGGAATATTGGCAAAACCCCCAAGCAACCGCCAAAGCCTTCCAAGATGGCTGGTTTTGTACTGGAGATCTGGCTGTAGTTGAGAATGGCAACTATCGCATTCTGGGACGGATGAGTGTAGATATCATCAAAACCGGAGGTTATAAAGTCTCAGCTTTGGAAATTGAAGAAGTGTTAAGAACCCATCCAGATATTCAAGAATGTGCAGTGGTTGGGGTTGCAGACATAGAATGGGGCGAACGAGTTTGTGCGGCGTTAGTATTGCAAGGATCGCAAACTTTGACATTAGAATCTCTTAGGAGTTGGGCAAAAGAGCAATTGGCTGTCTATAAAGTGCCAACTCAAATTTTGATAGTTGAAGAATTACCGCGCAACGCAATGGGGAAAGTGACTAAACCGACGGTGGTTGAGCTATTTCAGTCATAG